AGTACGCCGCCGCGCGGCTGGCCGAGGCCGGTATCGAGCCCACGCTCCTGGAGCGCACCGAGGGCCGGACGAACGTGGTCGCCCGGATCGAGGGCACCGACCCGTCGGCGGACGCGCTGCTGGTCCACGGTCATCTGGACGTGGTGCCCGCACAGGCCGCGGACTGGACCGTGCACCCCTTCTCCGGGGAGATCCGCGACGGCGTGGTCTGGGGCCGGGGCGCGGTCGACATGAAGAACATGGACGCGATGATCCTCGCGGTCGCCCGGCACTGGGCGCGCACGGGAGCGCGCCCCCGCAGGGACGTGGTGATCGCGTTCACCGCCGACGAGGAGGCGAGCGCCGCGGACGGCTCCGGCTTCCTCGCCGACGAGCACGCGGACCTCTTCGAGGGCTGTACGGAGGGCATCAGCGAGTCGGGGGCGTTCACCTTCCACGACGGCTCCGGACGGCAGATCTACCCGATCGCGGCCGGGGAGCGAGGCACCGGCTGGCTGAAGCTCACCGCACGCGGCAGGGCCGGCCACGGCTCCAAGGTGAACCGGTCCAACGCGGTGACCCGGCTGGCGACGGCCATCGCCCGGATCGGCGCCCACGAGTGGCCGCTGCGGCTCACCCCGACCGTCCGCGCGGCCCTGACCGAACTCGCCGCGCTGTACGGCGTCGAGGCCGACCTCGACCGTCCCGGCGGCGTCGACCGGCTGCTCGACAAGCTCGGCCCGGCCGCCGCCCTGGTCGAGGCGACCGTGCGCAACAGCGCCAACCCGACCATGCTGGACGCCGGTTACAAGATCAACGTGATTCCGGGGGAGGCCGTCGCCCGCGTGGACGGCCGGTATCTGCCCGGCGGCGAGGACGAGTTCCGGGAGACCCTCGACCGGCTCACCGGACCCGATGTGGACTGGGAGTTCGAACACCGGGAGGTGGCGCTCCAGGCCCCCGTGGACTCGGTGACCTACGCGCGGATGCGGGCCGCCGTCGAGGAGTTCGCGCCCGAGGGCCATGTGGTGCCGTACTGCATGCCGGGCGGCACGGACGCCAAGCAGTTCTCGCGCCTCGGCATCACCGGCTACGGCTTCTCGCCGCTGAGGCTCCCCGAGGGCTTCGACTACGCGGCGATGTTCCACGGGGTCGACGAACGCGTCCCCGTCGAGGCGCTCCACTTCGGCGTCCGCGTCCTCGACCGCTTCCTGCGGACGGCCTGAGTGACGGCACACGGGGGACCAAGGAAAATGGGGGAC
The sequence above is drawn from the Streptomyces griseiscabiei genome and encodes:
- a CDS encoding M20/M25/M40 family metallo-hydrolase, yielding MAEHMAGETAPVDQRALDEVVRFTSDLIRIDTTNRGGGDCRERPAAEYAAARLAEAGIEPTLLERTEGRTNVVARIEGTDPSADALLVHGHLDVVPAQAADWTVHPFSGEIRDGVVWGRGAVDMKNMDAMILAVARHWARTGARPRRDVVIAFTADEEASAADGSGFLADEHADLFEGCTEGISESGAFTFHDGSGRQIYPIAAGERGTGWLKLTARGRAGHGSKVNRSNAVTRLATAIARIGAHEWPLRLTPTVRAALTELAALYGVEADLDRPGGVDRLLDKLGPAAALVEATVRNSANPTMLDAGYKINVIPGEAVARVDGRYLPGGEDEFRETLDRLTGPDVDWEFEHREVALQAPVDSVTYARMRAAVEEFAPEGHVVPYCMPGGTDAKQFSRLGITGYGFSPLRLPEGFDYAAMFHGVDERVPVEALHFGVRVLDRFLRTA